The Dreissena polymorpha isolate Duluth1 chromosome 10, UMN_Dpol_1.0, whole genome shotgun sequence genome includes a region encoding these proteins:
- the LOC127847116 gene encoding activin receptor type-1-like isoform X3, whose amino-acid sequence MNGTLQDGEILCSCSPASKCDQRDSCQTKHGCFKAFKLEHGYKQVTLGCNAAQFHQLAMCNTEYKSYTAVACCNNYTRCNSDLNPQPVPQTVVPALPSVRSESLKLILAVCVPVMALFLLLWALWLACRYYHKWRAGSGLTKDQCLLRDGELRSEAMGDGSLRELIDESCTSGSGSGLPVLVQQTVARQVQLLECIGKGHYGDVWKGKYHGEIVAVKVFMTHDEASWRRETEIYNTCLLRHDNILGFYASDITSRNSCSQMWLIMHYHPDGSLYDHLQYNALDHEAMLRLLHSACAGLVHLHTEILGNKGKPAIAHRDIKSKNILVKRDGTSCIADLGLAVLHKCENNSLNLGANNKVGTKRYMAPELLDETLNPKVFESFKCVDIYAFSLVMWEAARRCYSQGMVEEYKVPFWDVVPSNPSFEDMRKVVVVEHQRPILPNRWASDSILAPLSRVIRECWNQKPKARLTVLRLKKTLRKLWEDAQDEKFIDKSSLRDKINSDQIIEKIVEV is encoded by the exons ATGAACGGTACCCTGCAAGATGGAGAGATACTGTGCTCTTGTTCACCTGCGTCAAAGTGTGATCAGCGGGACTCCTGCCAAACCAAGCATGGG TGCTTCAAGGCATTTAAGCTAGAACATGGCTACAAGCAAGTGACGCTGGGCTGTAATGCTGCACAGTTTCACCAGTTAGCCATGTGCAATACCGAGTACAAGTCGTACACAGCTGTGGCCTGCTGCAACAACTACACTCGATGTAACAGTGACCTCAACCCACAGCCTGTGCCACAAACTGTTGTGCCTGCAC TGCCAAGCGTTCGCAGTGAGAGCCTCAAGCTGATCCTAGCAGTGTGCGTGCCAGTGATGGCGCTGTTCCTGCTGCTGTGGGCACTGTGGCTGGCCTGTCGCTACTACCACAAATGGAGGGCTGGGTCAGGCCTAACCAAGGACCAGTGCCTACTGAGGGATGGGGAGTTGAGGTCAGAGGCCATGGGAGATGGTTCACTCAGG GAGCTGATAGATGAGTCATGCACCAGTGGGTCCGGGTCGGGACTGCCTGTGCTCGTTCAACAGACCGTGGCCAGACAGGTACAGCTGCTGGAGTGCATAG GCAAGGGTCACTATGGTGATGTTTGGAAGGGTAAATACCATGGAGAGATCGTGGCAGTGAAGGTGTTCATGACACACGACGAGGCGAGCTGGCGTAGAGAGACCGAGATCTACAACACCTGCCTGCTCAGGCATGACAACATACTGGGCTTCTATGCCAG TGACATTACCTCACGTAACTCATGCAGCCAGATGTGGCTCATCATGCACTACCACCCAGACGGCTCCCTGTACGACCACCTCCAGTACAACGCCCTTGACCACGAGGCCATGCTGAGACTGCTCCATAGTGCCTGTGCTGGCCTGGTCCATCTGCATACAG AAATTCTCGGCAACAAGGGTAAGCCTGCCATTGCTCACCGAGACATAAAGTCGAAGAATATCCTGGTTAAACGTGATGGCACATCATGCATCGCTGACCTGGGATTGGCTGTCCTGCACAAATGTGAAAACAACTCCCTTAATCTAG GTGCCAACAACAAGGTGGGCACGAAGCGTTACATGGCCCCAGAGCTGCTGGATGAGACACTGAACCCCAAAGTGTTTGAGAGCTTCAAGTGTGTCGACATCTACGCATTCTCACTGGTCATGTGGGAGGCAGCGCGACGGTGTTACTCTCAAG GAATGGTTGAAGAATACAAAGTACCCTTTTGGGATGTGGTGCCATCCAACCCATCATTTGAGGACATGCGCAAGGTGGTGGTGGTAGAACATCAGAGACCTATTCTCCCTAACAGATGGGCCTCAGATTCT ATTTTGGCGCCCCTGTCTCGCGTAATACGAGAGTGCTGGAACCAGAAGCCAAAGGCGCGGTTAACGGTCCTCAGGTTGAAAAAGACTCTGCGGAAACTTTGGGAGGACGCTCAAGACGAGAAATTCATTGACAAGAGCTCGCTACGTGATAAGATCAACTCAGATCAAATCATTGAGAAAATAGTTGAGGTTTGA
- the LOC127847116 gene encoding activin receptor type-1-like isoform X2 translates to MGKRKMRLYISRRKKGSKNSDKGDLDFDPQKMNGTLQDGEILCSCSPASKCDQRDSCQTKHGCFKAFKLEHGYKQVTLGCNAAQFHQLAMCNTEYKSYTAVACCNNYTRCNSDLNPQPVPQTVVPALPSVRSESLKLILAVCVPVMALFLLLWALWLACRYYHKWRAGSGLTKDQCLLRDGELRSEAMGDGSLRELIDESCTSGSGSGLPVLVQQTVARQVQLLECIGKGHYGDVWKGKYHGEIVAVKVFMTHDEASWRRETEIYNTCLLRHDNILGFYASDITSRNSCSQMWLIMHYHPDGSLYDHLQYNALDHEAMLRLLHSACAGLVHLHTEILGNKGKPAIAHRDIKSKNILVKRDGTSCIADLGLAVLHKCENNSLNLGANNKVGTKRYMAPELLDETLNPKVFESFKCVDIYAFSLVMWEAARRCYSQGMVEEYKVPFWDVVPSNPSFEDMRKVVVVEHQRPILPNRWASDSILAPLSRVIRECWNQKPKARLTVLRLKKTLRKLWEDAQDEKFIDKSSLRDKINSDQIIEKIVEV, encoded by the exons GGAGCAAGAATAGTGACAAaggtgaccttgattttgacccCCAGAAAATGAACGGTACCCTGCAAGATGGAGAGATACTGTGCTCTTGTTCACCTGCGTCAAAGTGTGATCAGCGGGACTCCTGCCAAACCAAGCATGGG TGCTTCAAGGCATTTAAGCTAGAACATGGCTACAAGCAAGTGACGCTGGGCTGTAATGCTGCACAGTTTCACCAGTTAGCCATGTGCAATACCGAGTACAAGTCGTACACAGCTGTGGCCTGCTGCAACAACTACACTCGATGTAACAGTGACCTCAACCCACAGCCTGTGCCACAAACTGTTGTGCCTGCAC TGCCAAGCGTTCGCAGTGAGAGCCTCAAGCTGATCCTAGCAGTGTGCGTGCCAGTGATGGCGCTGTTCCTGCTGCTGTGGGCACTGTGGCTGGCCTGTCGCTACTACCACAAATGGAGGGCTGGGTCAGGCCTAACCAAGGACCAGTGCCTACTGAGGGATGGGGAGTTGAGGTCAGAGGCCATGGGAGATGGTTCACTCAGG GAGCTGATAGATGAGTCATGCACCAGTGGGTCCGGGTCGGGACTGCCTGTGCTCGTTCAACAGACCGTGGCCAGACAGGTACAGCTGCTGGAGTGCATAG GCAAGGGTCACTATGGTGATGTTTGGAAGGGTAAATACCATGGAGAGATCGTGGCAGTGAAGGTGTTCATGACACACGACGAGGCGAGCTGGCGTAGAGAGACCGAGATCTACAACACCTGCCTGCTCAGGCATGACAACATACTGGGCTTCTATGCCAG TGACATTACCTCACGTAACTCATGCAGCCAGATGTGGCTCATCATGCACTACCACCCAGACGGCTCCCTGTACGACCACCTCCAGTACAACGCCCTTGACCACGAGGCCATGCTGAGACTGCTCCATAGTGCCTGTGCTGGCCTGGTCCATCTGCATACAG AAATTCTCGGCAACAAGGGTAAGCCTGCCATTGCTCACCGAGACATAAAGTCGAAGAATATCCTGGTTAAACGTGATGGCACATCATGCATCGCTGACCTGGGATTGGCTGTCCTGCACAAATGTGAAAACAACTCCCTTAATCTAG GTGCCAACAACAAGGTGGGCACGAAGCGTTACATGGCCCCAGAGCTGCTGGATGAGACACTGAACCCCAAAGTGTTTGAGAGCTTCAAGTGTGTCGACATCTACGCATTCTCACTGGTCATGTGGGAGGCAGCGCGACGGTGTTACTCTCAAG GAATGGTTGAAGAATACAAAGTACCCTTTTGGGATGTGGTGCCATCCAACCCATCATTTGAGGACATGCGCAAGGTGGTGGTGGTAGAACATCAGAGACCTATTCTCCCTAACAGATGGGCCTCAGATTCT ATTTTGGCGCCCCTGTCTCGCGTAATACGAGAGTGCTGGAACCAGAAGCCAAAGGCGCGGTTAACGGTCCTCAGGTTGAAAAAGACTCTGCGGAAACTTTGGGAGGACGCTCAAGACGAGAAATTCATTGACAAGAGCTCGCTACGTGATAAGATCAACTCAGATCAAATCATTGAGAAAATAGTTGAGGTTTGA